A stretch of the Candidatus Jettenia sp. AMX2 genome encodes the following:
- a CDS encoding bifunctional oligoribonuclease/PAP phosphatase NrnA, which produces MNKYYFEKIYRLKQVRSNALKVGTVKTLGKDIFNTIQQHDCFMITSHVRTDGDGIGSEIAIYHTLKAFGKSVGIVNDSQVPQAFKFIVPDTGMYIYPEIPPAHATVVFTLDCPTLDRLGKIKEILPHDSIIINIDHHISNEYFGTINWVDENMCSTGEMILLLLREMNIEINPDIATALYVAIVTDTGRFTHSNTTPGALRAAAFLIEKGARHSEISNYVYNAHPFTMIQLHAQVLNTIRLHMENKVATILLTREMLDKTQINAIDAQEFADIPVSIDGVSVGVLFREMKEPDWVKVSLRSRNGFNVNNIAKTFGGGGHKYASGFEIKGSIAKVQELVLHELEKALSVKMQTL; this is translated from the coding sequence TTGAATAAATACTATTTTGAAAAGATATACAGATTAAAACAGGTAAGGAGTAATGCGTTGAAAGTTGGCACGGTAAAAACGCTTGGGAAAGATATTTTTAATACCATACAACAACATGATTGTTTTATGATTACTTCACATGTTCGGACTGATGGAGACGGTATTGGATCTGAAATAGCCATCTATCATACTTTGAAAGCTTTCGGGAAATCAGTGGGAATTGTTAATGATTCTCAGGTTCCTCAAGCCTTTAAATTTATCGTTCCTGATACTGGAATGTATATTTATCCTGAAATTCCGCCAGCACATGCAACTGTTGTTTTTACCCTGGATTGTCCAACCCTTGACCGGCTTGGCAAAATTAAAGAAATTCTTCCTCATGATTCAATAATTATTAATATAGACCATCATATTTCCAATGAGTATTTTGGTACTATCAACTGGGTTGACGAAAACATGTGCTCAACAGGTGAGATGATTTTATTGCTTTTGAGGGAAATGAATATCGAAATTAATCCTGATATTGCTACTGCGTTATATGTTGCAATTGTTACAGATACTGGAAGATTCACACACTCAAATACTACGCCGGGTGCACTGAGGGCTGCTGCTTTTCTTATCGAAAAGGGGGCAAGACATAGTGAAATCTCCAATTATGTGTATAATGCGCATCCATTTACTATGATTCAATTACATGCACAAGTACTTAACACGATCAGGCTTCACATGGAGAACAAGGTTGCAACAATTTTATTGACGAGGGAGATGCTGGACAAGACACAAATTAATGCCATTGATGCACAGGAATTTGCCGATATTCCTGTATCGATCGACGGTGTTTCCGTAGGTGTGTTATTCCGTGAGATGAAAGAACCTGACTGGGTTAAAGTGAGTCTAAGAAGCCGTAATGGATTTAATGTAAATAACATAGCTAAGACATTTGGGGGTGGAGGTCATAAATATGCTTCTGGATTTGAGATTAAAGGCAGTATAGCAAAAGTGCAGGAACTTGTTTTACATGAATTAGAGAAGGCGTTATCTGTAAAAATGCAGACCCTTTAG
- a CDS encoding uracil-DNA glycosylase, with amino-acid sequence MCVSDIKKELVSVIRAFKTTIEIEKEFGVDTVTCDKLNTRKSPDATEPLTDTITSFPMASKSVEKKTTVTENKKRAGKLLELLQQEMLVCHKCPLQKTRTNLVFGTGNPAADLMFVGEAPGRDEDTQGEPFVGRAGQLLNKIIEAIGMNRGDVYIANVLKCRPPANRNPLPDEIALCMPYLLKQIEIIKPKVLCALGTFAAQTLLGTKASVGALRGKFHDYKGIPLMVTFHPAYLLRNPNDKVKVWEDIKKVRDLLNKLAYKVS; translated from the coding sequence ATGTGTGTAAGTGATATAAAAAAAGAGTTGGTTTCTGTCATTCGCGCTTTTAAAACAACGATTGAAATTGAAAAAGAATTCGGTGTTGATACGGTTACCTGTGACAAATTGAATACAAGGAAAAGTCCTGATGCGACGGAACCTTTAACAGACACGATCACTTCCTTTCCTATGGCATCAAAATCTGTTGAAAAGAAAACCACTGTGACCGAAAATAAAAAAAGGGCCGGGAAACTTTTGGAATTATTGCAGCAAGAGATGTTGGTCTGTCATAAGTGTCCGTTACAGAAAACAAGGACAAATCTTGTTTTTGGTACCGGCAATCCTGCGGCAGATCTTATGTTTGTTGGTGAAGCTCCAGGTCGTGACGAAGATACTCAAGGGGAGCCTTTTGTGGGCCGTGCCGGTCAACTACTTAATAAGATCATTGAGGCTATTGGTATGAACCGGGGCGATGTCTATATTGCGAATGTGTTGAAATGCCGACCTCCGGCAAACCGGAACCCCCTTCCGGATGAAATTGCCCTTTGTATGCCGTATCTTCTGAAACAAATAGAAATAATTAAACCTAAGGTGCTTTGTGCTCTTGGAACCTTTGCAGCGCAAACATTACTGGGTACAAAAGCTTCGGTTGGTGCTCTAAGAGGCAAATTTCACGATTATAAAGGTATTCCTCTGATGGTTACTTTCCATCCGGCATATCTTCTGAGAAACCCAAATGATAAGGTAAAAGTATGGGAAGATATAAAGAAGGTCCGTGATCTTTTAAACAAATTGGCTTATAAAGTATCCTGA
- a CDS encoding PQQ-binding-like beta-propeller repeat protein: MFKKKRLCLIIFVSMNIFAYPQSKIIQGETIKIPWQMFRGNIQHTGRSEYKGAETNTLKWSFKIDTRITSSPSIGPDGTIYFGSIDGKLYALNPDGTLQWTFQADNEITASPALGDDGTVYIGSRDKKMYAIDPAGKQKWTFLTDGIILSSAAITSDTLYFGSDDNTLYALALDGSLKWKHKVNSNITASPAIGHDGTIYLFETSGALHALSSEGAEKWMKRLGSGAYPSYSSPSVGKDGTVYVGTDNGRLVAVKPDGIIKWYVNCGKAVHCTPAIGKDGTIIFGSYNNSVYAISSECKLKWQFKTSRWIASSPVIDAEGTTYIGSSDGKIYAIITDGTLKWSFQTKDTIESSPAIGPDGTIYVGSNDTYLYAIGNVQKTSSTPLFEQ, from the coding sequence ATGTTTAAAAAAAAACGTCTTTGTCTAATCATCTTCGTATCCATGAATATTTTTGCTTACCCTCAATCCAAAATAATTCAAGGGGAAACAATAAAAATCCCTTGGCAAATGTTTCGGGGTAATATTCAGCATACTGGAAGAAGTGAATATAAGGGAGCAGAAACCAATACATTAAAGTGGTCTTTCAAAATTGACACCCGTATTACATCTTCACCTTCCATCGGACCTGATGGCACCATCTATTTTGGTTCTATCGATGGCAAATTATATGCCCTTAATCCAGATGGTACCTTGCAATGGACATTTCAGGCAGATAATGAAATTACCGCTTCGCCTGCTCTTGGAGATGATGGAACAGTCTATATCGGCTCAAGGGATAAGAAGATGTACGCAATTGATCCTGCAGGAAAGCAGAAATGGACATTCTTAACGGATGGCATTATTCTTTCTTCGGCAGCTATAACATCTGATACCCTTTATTTCGGTTCTGACGACAACACCCTCTATGCACTTGCCCTTGATGGCAGTTTAAAATGGAAACATAAGGTTAACAGCAACATAACGGCTTCGCCTGCGATAGGACATGACGGCACTATATACCTTTTTGAAACAAGTGGTGCCCTGCATGCATTATCCAGTGAAGGGGCCGAAAAATGGATGAAACGGCTTGGCAGTGGTGCATACCCCTCGTATTCTTCTCCATCTGTTGGCAAAGATGGTACTGTATATGTTGGTACCGATAATGGCAGGCTCGTTGCTGTTAAGCCAGATGGCATTATAAAGTGGTATGTAAATTGCGGAAAAGCTGTTCACTGTACCCCTGCAATCGGAAAAGACGGCACAATTATTTTTGGTTCTTATAACAATTCTGTATATGCGATATCATCTGAGTGCAAACTCAAATGGCAATTTAAAACAAGCCGCTGGATAGCATCTTCTCCCGTTATTGATGCGGAGGGAACGACTTATATCGGATCGAGTGACGGAAAAATTTATGCGATTATTACAGACGGAACCCTTAAATGGTCTTTTCAAACAAAAGATACCATTGAATCGTCCCCTGCTATTGGCCCAGACGGAACTATTTATGTTGGGTCAAACGACACCTATTTGTATGCCATTGGCAATGTCCAAAAAACATCTTCAACACCGCTTTTTGAACAATAA
- a CDS encoding ATP-binding protein → MIANGNKTKGFIRFFKSIKVKLICYFILMTTLPIVIVTCTAYNRGKKALNERVSEKLTAIADLKKAQLNNWVQERFVDIGVLSTNKSLEVSFSNLLYLRKAFRSIDKMKESEIGEVYCKRLSEYLHQLKLKFIYCDEICILNAEDGEIVISTNESNIGLIDKEYRYYLSMLQNKDIPFKGIHYDNYIKQIGINFFGIMKRVDLITMEETEIINGIVLMRVSSKNTIEPLIEEWPGKGETGETILLSREGDKLIFLNNTRHLSNTALKANISVRSFVPEAFMIDPEEEGIRKAFDYRGREVLLAFRYIPNLKWGLIVKQDTSEAFKPIVELKNQVITIAIVSVLVSVLIVLVLTHGITQPILQLVQGANAIGKGDLGHRIPINSQDEIGVLASEFNKMTEKLQGVYAGLERNIRERTSQLRESEEKYRESINLANDAIFTLDVDSAQIIDANKKAEELSGYSKYELTRRRIWEIIPEYDREKAKQLWLLINKTGSGMLDNIHCQRADKGLVPTSISASVIEYGKNKIIQWICRDITERKKMEMQLIQAERLAAVGELAAGVAHEVNNPLGGLQNFVKMMKKEPENIPQNLEFLDLMSEGLKRIEVIIKRLMAFSRPYSTHRSYQSLNDIVENSLRFVDHRIKEQGILLKKIFSKNLPEIHADADNISQVIINVIVNALDSMPNGGGVTIETGYCDGQTSCVQVKITDSGPGIPDDILNKIFHPFFTTKETGSGLGLAISKRIIDDHNGSIIAKSWQGKGTAFFVRLPARKT, encoded by the coding sequence GTGATAGCGAACGGTAACAAAACAAAAGGTTTTATAAGATTTTTTAAGAGCATAAAAGTTAAACTTATCTGCTACTTTATCCTGATGACAACACTTCCCATTGTTATTGTGACCTGCACCGCATACAATCGTGGAAAAAAAGCCTTAAATGAAAGAGTAAGTGAGAAGTTAACTGCCATTGCTGATTTGAAAAAGGCGCAATTGAATAATTGGGTGCAGGAAAGGTTTGTTGATATTGGTGTGCTTTCAACAAACAAGTCTTTAGAGGTTTCATTTTCCAATTTGCTATATTTGAGGAAGGCATTCCGTAGCATCGACAAGATGAAAGAATCGGAAATTGGTGAAGTTTACTGTAAAAGACTCTCTGAATATCTTCACCAGCTTAAGCTAAAGTTTATTTACTGTGATGAAATCTGCATCCTCAATGCAGAGGATGGAGAGATAGTAATATCTACAAATGAGTCAAATATCGGATTAATAGACAAAGAGTATCGGTATTATCTTTCCATGTTACAAAACAAAGATATACCTTTCAAAGGTATCCATTATGATAATTATATAAAACAGATAGGGATAAATTTTTTTGGTATTATGAAAAGGGTAGACCTGATCACTATGGAAGAAACAGAAATTATTAATGGCATTGTTCTTATGCGTGTCAGTTCGAAGAATACGATAGAGCCGTTAATAGAAGAATGGCCCGGGAAAGGAGAAACGGGTGAAACTATTTTACTTAGCCGGGAAGGGGACAAGTTGATTTTTCTTAATAATACGCGCCATCTTTCAAATACGGCGTTAAAAGCAAATATTTCTGTAAGATCATTTGTTCCTGAAGCTTTCATGATTGACCCTGAAGAAGAGGGTATTAGAAAAGCCTTTGATTATAGAGGCAGGGAAGTGCTCCTCGCTTTCCGGTATATACCTAATTTAAAGTGGGGATTAATTGTAAAGCAGGATACTTCTGAAGCCTTTAAACCTATTGTAGAATTAAAGAATCAGGTAATTACCATTGCAATTGTAAGTGTATTGGTCAGTGTGCTTATCGTTCTTGTCCTAACCCACGGGATTACCCAGCCGATCCTTCAGTTGGTTCAAGGTGCAAATGCGATTGGAAAAGGTGATCTCGGACATCGTATTCCAATCAATTCTCAGGATGAAATTGGTGTGCTTGCATCAGAATTTAATAAAATGACTGAGAAGCTGCAAGGGGTGTATGCCGGACTTGAGCGGAATATTCGTGAGAGAACCTCACAATTGAGAGAGTCAGAAGAAAAATACCGGGAATCCATTAATTTGGCTAATGATGCAATTTTTACTCTTGACGTTGATTCCGCTCAGATTATCGATGCGAACAAAAAGGCTGAAGAATTATCCGGGTATTCAAAATATGAGTTAACGAGAAGGAGAATATGGGAAATTATTCCGGAATATGACAGGGAAAAGGCAAAACAATTATGGTTATTGATCAACAAAACAGGTTCTGGCATGCTTGACAACATACACTGTCAGCGTGCAGACAAAGGCCTTGTTCCCACCAGTATTAGTGCCAGTGTTATTGAGTACGGTAAAAATAAGATTATTCAGTGGATTTGCAGGGATATTACCGAGAGAAAAAAGATGGAAATGCAATTAATCCAGGCTGAAAGGCTGGCTGCTGTGGGAGAATTGGCGGCAGGTGTGGCTCACGAGGTGAATAATCCATTAGGGGGATTGCAAAATTTCGTAAAGATGATGAAGAAAGAGCCTGAGAATATTCCCCAGAATTTAGAGTTTTTAGATTTAATGTCGGAAGGATTGAAAAGGATAGAGGTTATTATAAAACGGCTGATGGCATTTTCCAGGCCCTATTCTACCCACCGTTCCTATCAGAGTTTAAACGATATTGTTGAGAATTCTCTCCGGTTTGTGGATCATCGAATAAAAGAACAAGGTATTCTTTTGAAGAAAATTTTCTCTAAAAATCTTCCTGAAATTCACGCTGATGCCGACAATATTTCGCAGGTTATCATCAATGTTATTGTAAATGCATTAGATAGCATGCCAAATGGGGGGGGGGTAACAATTGAAACGGGCTACTGCGATGGCCAGACATCATGTGTACAAGTTAAAATTACTGATAGCGGACCTGGAATACCAGACGATATTCTCAATAAAATATTTCATCCATTTTTCACAACAAAAGAAACGGGAAGTGGTTTAGGGTTGGCAATCAGCAAGAGAATTATTGATGATCACAATGGTAGTATAATTGCAAAAAGCTGGCAGGGTAAAGGAACGGCGTTTTTTGTACGCTTGCCAGCAAGAAAAACTTAA